The following proteins are encoded in a genomic region of Reichenbachiella sp.:
- a CDS encoding contractile injection system tape measure protein, with product MNGGTHTIKSKIFEVSFNLEDESLDFQKRMSDVIRTELSTITDQCLALYDSPVLQYINRIELDLGDIPYDNFEKILPGVFLEKFSRVLNTKLVHEGPDRIEQDFGESSLISMMRHFLIKGYMPWNFNQERWHSFNDMFRKAFASSRKPLIKDLNVLLKSTQVRTRLILQLDNRSIADLVREVEPSQSELILNYHTRWCDVEKKETLFGRSLEDASKRFWEFIFNYLYEERGSYFNTRSFLMSTLRQLAGTYNLALSHILLMLKNAQKHYANHAKQAELNQLLGEIISSWDLDKEQITKKVEVKEDVLSLEELSAYLHSDHVTGRNKEDYKRFEKSLSHFLTQRRSGLIALIKSNATEYRWTKKFIELMGQGMTKEVVQLLEPTNYQAVIAYHSAIVKEQQSNGVVPESSQNFPNVLWTFIMSILADNHGSSFNHKVFVKNLIHKTANHYNLSYVSLITLLKEGLTSVKDLSTTHHVFNIIDQLFDEEIMTTQEVITDFSYEGIDWEWIEESVTTGEVHSIFRKEGIYSVRDLLKGFVEESPQEFHRFLSIHINKSTFVKGLVKVSDNSIFEKIVASSGRSNRQDWRKMYSKISQLPFYHLVNFGSLQEGLVELMIRCVLSGSDSSLFERQVIDVSRKSGVAFDQVLKALLWLNTHANDESLSLWVNQLAIKFNVQEIETESFDVSQNTEDKSVDHEEITQVVISGIKGIVNRAELSKYGFRSVDDLLIHLLKKPGQLKRGLSNHDWSTNSFIGIGREISLSTFYKLLSVLDKQFGRKVTQLLRTLEINLNLGQQSTNRFLASARQVALVSLVKNNDAKPAFVEEFAQLVLGTAPAVYLQVIPVLSKKLSALSLPAEGNLNKAIESIESNLTSLTDQNVSLDLDTIKKMISEDFFEKTPSKESTVIPYFDESADVLYDEIYLENAGLALLNPYLPTLFERCLLTEDGKFISRDHQEQAVLLLQHLMLDDPLLDEHQLPLNKVLCGLPVDAPIRAEIDVNKNQREMLDGLINAVIDYWSIIGSSSIEGFRGSWLWRKGKLEHREDSWELRVEQNSYDMLMDHLPFSITPIKYSWMDKPINVSWR from the coding sequence ATGAATGGAGGAACACATACTATAAAGAGCAAAATATTTGAAGTCTCCTTCAATTTGGAAGACGAGAGTCTCGACTTTCAAAAGAGAATGTCGGATGTCATTCGGACCGAATTGTCTACCATAACAGACCAATGCTTGGCACTATACGACAGTCCTGTGCTTCAGTATATTAACAGGATTGAACTTGATCTGGGAGATATTCCATACGACAATTTCGAAAAGATACTGCCTGGGGTATTTCTGGAGAAATTCAGTAGGGTGCTCAATACCAAATTGGTGCATGAGGGTCCAGACCGCATCGAACAGGACTTCGGCGAATCAAGTCTGATTAGTATGATGAGACACTTTCTTATTAAGGGATACATGCCATGGAATTTTAATCAAGAAAGGTGGCATTCATTCAATGATATGTTTAGGAAAGCCTTTGCTTCCTCAAGAAAACCGCTCATAAAAGATTTGAACGTACTCCTCAAGTCTACTCAGGTTAGAACCAGGCTTATTTTACAACTAGATAATCGGTCTATTGCTGATCTGGTGCGAGAGGTGGAACCATCTCAGTCCGAGTTGATTCTAAACTACCACACTAGATGGTGCGATGTTGAGAAAAAGGAAACCCTATTTGGTAGGAGTCTTGAGGATGCATCTAAACGCTTTTGGGAGTTTATTTTCAATTATCTGTATGAAGAAAGAGGTTCCTACTTCAACACTCGATCATTTTTGATGAGTACTTTAAGGCAATTAGCTGGGACCTATAATCTTGCGTTGAGTCATATCCTTTTGATGCTAAAAAACGCCCAAAAACACTATGCCAATCATGCTAAGCAGGCAGAGTTGAACCAACTACTTGGTGAGATTATTTCTTCCTGGGATTTGGACAAAGAGCAAATAACAAAGAAGGTAGAAGTTAAGGAGGATGTTTTGTCTTTGGAGGAGCTTTCGGCTTATCTCCATTCTGATCATGTCACTGGTAGGAATAAGGAGGATTATAAAAGATTCGAAAAATCTTTATCCCATTTTTTGACTCAAAGAAGAAGTGGTCTGATTGCGTTGATAAAGTCGAATGCTACAGAATATCGATGGACGAAAAAATTTATTGAATTGATGGGGCAGGGTATGACGAAGGAGGTCGTTCAGCTCCTCGAACCTACCAATTATCAAGCTGTGATTGCGTACCATTCTGCCATTGTTAAAGAACAGCAATCTAACGGAGTGGTTCCAGAGTCCTCACAAAATTTCCCTAATGTTTTATGGACTTTTATCATGAGCATATTGGCGGATAATCATGGTAGCAGTTTCAACCATAAGGTATTCGTGAAGAATTTGATCCATAAGACTGCCAATCATTACAACCTATCATATGTTTCACTGATTACGCTTCTGAAAGAGGGATTGACTTCAGTCAAAGATCTTTCAACCACTCATCATGTATTTAATATAATAGACCAGCTATTTGATGAAGAAATAATGACGACCCAAGAAGTTATTACTGATTTTTCATACGAGGGCATAGATTGGGAATGGATAGAAGAGAGTGTTACCACTGGAGAAGTTCATTCTATTTTTAGGAAAGAAGGAATTTATAGTGTCCGGGATTTGCTCAAAGGCTTTGTTGAAGAAAGTCCACAGGAATTTCATCGTTTTCTATCAATACATATTAATAAGTCAACTTTTGTCAAGGGATTGGTGAAAGTCTCCGACAATTCAATATTTGAGAAAATTGTTGCTTCTTCTGGTCGATCAAATCGACAAGATTGGCGAAAGATGTATAGTAAGATCTCGCAGCTTCCTTTTTATCATTTAGTCAATTTTGGATCCCTTCAAGAAGGGTTAGTTGAACTTATGATTAGGTGCGTATTGTCAGGTTCAGATTCATCGTTATTCGAAAGGCAAGTTATTGATGTTTCGAGAAAATCGGGTGTGGCTTTCGATCAGGTACTCAAGGCCTTGCTTTGGCTCAATACTCACGCTAATGATGAAAGTTTATCGTTATGGGTCAATCAACTAGCCATCAAATTCAATGTTCAGGAAATAGAAACAGAATCATTCGATGTAAGTCAGAATACCGAAGATAAGTCCGTTGATCATGAAGAAATAACCCAAGTAGTTATTTCGGGAATTAAAGGCATTGTCAACAGAGCAGAGTTGTCAAAATACGGTTTTAGAAGTGTGGATGATTTGCTCATTCATTTGCTAAAAAAACCAGGACAATTAAAGAGGGGTCTGTCCAACCACGATTGGAGTACCAATTCTTTCATAGGTATCGGAAGGGAAATATCCCTTTCTACGTTCTATAAGCTCTTATCAGTATTAGACAAGCAGTTTGGTCGAAAAGTGACTCAACTACTTAGGACATTGGAGATCAATCTCAATCTGGGTCAGCAGTCTACCAACAGATTTCTAGCTTCTGCACGCCAAGTTGCTCTAGTAAGTCTGGTCAAAAACAATGATGCCAAACCTGCTTTTGTCGAAGAATTTGCTCAGTTAGTATTAGGAACCGCTCCTGCAGTTTACCTACAAGTAATACCGGTTCTATCTAAGAAACTTTCTGCCCTGAGTCTACCTGCAGAAGGAAATTTGAATAAGGCAATAGAGTCTATTGAGTCTAACCTGACCAGTTTGACTGATCAAAATGTTTCGCTAGATCTTGATACGATCAAGAAGATGATTTCCGAGGACTTTTTTGAAAAAACACCAAGCAAAGAGTCTACGGTCATTCCTTATTTTGATGAAAGCGCTGATGTTCTCTATGATGAAATTTATTTGGAGAATGCTGGATTGGCTTTGTTAAACCCATACTTGCCTACGCTTTTTGAAAGGTGCCTTCTGACTGAAGATGGGAAATTTATTTCGAGAGATCATCAAGAACAGGCTGTATTGCTATTGCAGCATCTTATGCTGGATGATCCGCTCCTCGACGAACACCAGTTGCCACTTAATAAAGTACTGTGCGGTCTTCCTGTTGATGCTCCAATTAGAGCAGAAATTGACGTGAATAAAAATCAACGCGAGATGCTTGATGGATTGATAAATGCTGTCATTGACTATTGGTCAATTATTGGCAGTAGTTCAATAGAAGGATTCAGAGGCTCTTGGCTTTGGAGAAAAGGCAAGTTAGAACATAGAGAAGATTCATGGGAGTTGAGAGTGGAGCAAAACTCTTACGACATGTTGATGGATCATTTACCATTTAGCATAACACCTATTAAATATTCTTGGATGGATAAACCTATAAATGTCAGCTGGCGATGA